Part of the Petrotoga olearia DSM 13574 genome, GCGGGGTGAAAGGGCGCTAAAACAAGTTTAAAAAATTTCTAAAAGCAATAAGAGGAGGAAAAGATGAATTTTGAAGTAACTCCAACAGAAAATATAAATACAGAAATCACCTTACCTGGTGATAAATCAATATCTCATAGGGCACTCATAATTGGCTCCCTTGCAGAAGGCGAGACAAAAATACACAACTTTTTAAGCTCTGAAGATACCTTAAGCACTTTAAATATATTAAATTCATTAGGCGCCAATATTAAACAAATTGACAAAAGTGAGATAATCATAGAAGGAAAAGGAAAGGATAATTTTGTTGAACCTTCGAACGTTCTAAATGCAAAAAACTCCGGCACAACCATGCGCTTAATGATGGGTGTATTATCGGCTCAAAATTTTTACAGTGTAATAACAGGAGACGACTCTTTGAGGGAAAGACCTATGAAAAGAGTCATAGATCCCTTAAGCAAAATGGGTGGGCGCTTTTATGCAAGGAAAAATGGTGAATTTGCACCCATAACCATATTAGGAACGAAAGATATATCTCCCATAGTTTATAAAACGCCTGTTGCAAGTGCCCAAGTTAAATCTGCAATTTTGTTGGCTGGTTTGTATGCAAAAGGAGAAACTAAAATAATAGAACCAGCCAAATCTCGTGATCATACTGAAAGAATGTTAAAATATTTTGGTGCCGATATCACTCAAAAAGATACAACCGTTGTTATCCAAGGTCTTACTAACAATCTCAAAGGTCGTGAGTTCTTTGTGCCAGGTGATATATCATCTGCATCTTTTTTTATAGTTGCAACCCTTATAACCAAAAACTCGACACTGTTAATAAAAAATGTGGGAATCAACCCAACCAGAACGGGCATATTATCCGTGTTAAAGATGATGGGAGCTGATATAAAGATTATCAACGAGAAAACTTTAAACAATGAACCGGTTGGAGACTTACTCGTAAAAAGTAGTTCGTTAAAAGGTACTGAAATAAAAGGCGAGATGATTCCTTCTATTATCGATGAAATCCCTATATTGGCGATAGCTGCTACCCAAGCAAATGGTAAAACATCAATAAAAGATGCAAAAGAATTACGTTACAAAGAAACAGACAGAATAAGGGCAATCACCAAAGAATTAAACAAACTGGGCATAGATGTCTTAGAAAAAGAGGACGGTTTTGATATAATTGGAAGTCAAAAAATACGAGGGAACTGTACTTGTGAAAGTTACAACGATCATAGAATAGCCATGTCGCTTGCTATAGCCGGTTTGATAGCAGATAATCCTATAGAAATTAATAACTTCGAGTGCGTGAATATATCTTTCCCTGAATTTACAGAGATTTATGAGAAAATAAGGAGCAAATGATGGAAAAATTTGGACTATTAGAATATCCTTACAAAGAAAGTTTATCAAAAAAGGTTTTTAACGAATATTTTAAAAAAGCAAATATCGATGCTGTATATGAAGATATAGTCATAGTACCTGATAACTTTGATGGTGAAATAAACAAATATATTGAATCTTACGATGGACTCAATGTAACGGTTCCTTTCAAAGAAAAGGTGATTAAGCACGTCGAACCTGTGGAAGAAGCCCAAGAAATAAATGCGGTTAACTGCATTTTCAACAATAAAGGCTACAACACTGATTGGAAGGGTTTTTATAACTCTTTAAAAACATCTGTTCTGCAAGAACCAATCCTATTAGTTGGAGCGGGTGGTGCGAGTAAATCCATCATCTACGCTTTGTACAAAATGGGTATAAAAAAGTTGTTTCTTGTAAATCGAACGGTTGAAAAAGCAGAAAAATTAAGAAAGATTTTCATGTCAAAAATAGATATAAAAATTGAATCTTTTGACCACCTACGGAGCATAATCCATAGTTCTAAAACTTTCATAAATGCCACTTCTATTGGAATGTTCGGAGAATCATTTAATTTAGAAGTTAAAGATTTTACTAATCTATCTTTAATTTACGATATTGTTTACAATAATACCCCTCTCCAAAAGATTGCAAAAGAAAACAATATCAAATGCATAGATGGCCGAACCTTTTGGTACCACCAGGCGGTCGAAAATTTGAAGATATGGGATATTTATAAACCAGAAACATTCGATGAAGCCTTCAAATCTTTTTCTAGAGGTGAATAAAATGCAAGTAAAAATAGCTGGAGATTCACATGGGCCACAGATGATTGGATTAATAGAAGAAATACCAGCAGGGTTAAAAATAGATATAGAAAAAATAAATACAGACCTAAGAAGGAGACAATTGGGATACGGTCGTGGAAACAGGATGAAATTAGAAAAAGATGAAGTAACAATCGTTTCCGGATTATGGGAAGGAATAACTACCGGGGCTCCGTTGGTTTTAATTATAAACAACAAAGCAAAAAATCCTATCAAAGAAGAAAGACATGTTCCAAGACCTGGGCACGGGGATTATTCCTGCTGGTATAAATACAGATTAGATGATTTGAATATATATACTGAAAGGAACAGTGCGCGTTGGACAAGTGTACTAACTGCGATAGGGAGTGTTGCTAAACAATTTCTTGACAATTTTGACATAAAAACAATGAGTTTTGTAAAATCAATTGGAAAAGTTAGTGTCGAAGAAGAAAGGTTTGAAGATATCCAAAAAGATTTCAGCTACTACATCCAAAAAAGGAATGAATCAGAAGTTCAATGCCCTTTTGAAGATATTTCTATGAAAATGATAGAAGAAATTAAAGAAAATGCTTTAAAAAAAGCAACCACCTTGGGAGGTAGTGTAAAAACATTCGCCACAAATGTGAAATCGGGACTGGGAAGTTACGCCGATGTTTTAAACAGAGTTGATTCAAAAATAGGAAAATATTTTATGTCAATCCCTTCCGTGAAAGGGGTTTTTATAGGCAATGAAGATGTGAGTATACCTGGATCTGAATTCCAAGATCCTTTCAAAGTTGAAGATGGGGTTATACATAGAACAAAGAATTACGCAGGTGGCATAGAAGCGGGGATAACAAATGGAGAAAACATAGTCGTTACTACGTACTTCAAACCTATTTCAACACTTGCAAGTCCTCTGCCTTCTGTGGACCTTAAAACCAAAGAATCAAAAGAAGCCCCTTACATAAGATCTGATTCTGTTATTATTCCTGCTGCGACTGTAATAACAGAATGCACTCTGGCTATTATATTGATGGAAGAAATTATTGAGGGATTTGGAAACGACAACATTGAACTTATAAAAGATAGATATTTCAAGAAATAAGGTGATATCCGATGAAAATCTTCTTGGTAGGAATGATGGGATCAGGTAAAACGACTCTCGCAAAAAAGATTTCAAAAGTACTTTCCATACCCCATATCGACATAGATGATGAAATTGAAAAAAATGAAAATCTTAAAATAAAAGATATCTTTGAAAAATACGGCGAAGAATACTTCAGAGAATTGGAAAGTACTATCCTCGAAAAACTAGCTGAAAAAGCTCATTCCTTCGTTGTATCAACCGGAGGAGGAATAATCTTAAGCGCTAAAAATAGAGCTATATTGAAAAAAGAAAATGCCATATATCTGAAAGTAATTCCTGAAAAGCTTAAAGAGCGTGTAAGTGTAGAAAACAGACCCCTTCTGGCAAACAACAAAGAAAATATTATAAAGATCTACAAAGATAGAAAAGAATTGTATGAACAATTCAAAACGGTTGATATTACAAATTTGACTGAATGGGAATCGGTGGCTAAAATCCTCTACCAATACGATATTAAAAACAATGCTGAAATTGATTCATCTTTCCAAAAAGTAGCGATAAATGCAGGAAGTCTGAAGTTTCTCCCACCAGATTCAATAGTTTTTACCAGCGAAAAGGTCGACGAACTGTACGGAGAATACCTTCCAAAGAAAAAACTTGTCTTACCGAATGGAGAAAAAACAAAAGACATTTCTTTTGTAATAAAGGCTTACGAATATCTCCTTGAAAACAATGTTTCTAGAGACAATCTTCTTCTTGGGATTGGTGGAGGAACTATAACCGATTTTACAGGTTTTGTCGGTTCTACTTACAAAAGAGGTATGAATTTTTCTTTTTACCCTACCACTCTTCTTTCTCAGATAGACGCTGCAATAGGCGGAAAAAATGGAATAGATTTCAAAAAATATAAAAATGTTGTTGGAACAATAAACCTACCCAAAGAAGTGGTAATAGACCCACTCTCTTTATTATCATTAGATGAGGAAACATTCACAGAAGGGTTAATCGAAGGTTATAAAATGGCATTGATCTCGGGGAGTGAATTTTATGAATTTTTTAAAGAGAATTTGCACGAAATACTTAATAGGAATCTAGATAAATTATCTTTTTTCATTAAAAGATCCATAGAGGAAAAACTCAAAATCGTTGAACAAGACTTCAAAGATACGGGGTTGAGAAGTTGTTTAAATCTTGGACACACTTTAGGCCACGCCTTTGAAGCTGCTACAGGAATCGCACATGGCTTATCCGTTGGATGGGGTTTGATCAAAGAAATAGAATTTTTTTACAAGAAAAAATATCTGCAAGAAAAAGACTATCTAGAAATTAAAGATACATTAGAAACTCTTGTCCCTCAAAAAGTTAGAAACATTCAAATAGAAGAAAGAGACATATATCATTATGTATCAAATGACAAAAAACTCGGGGCAAATCAAAAAATAAAGATGCCGATTTTAAAAGCTCCAGGCAATATTATAATAGAAGAAATTAAGCTAAAGGAAGGTGAAACCTTTTGATTCTAATAATAAACGGTCCTAACTTGA contains:
- the aroA gene encoding 3-phosphoshikimate 1-carboxyvinyltransferase, which translates into the protein MNFEVTPTENINTEITLPGDKSISHRALIIGSLAEGETKIHNFLSSEDTLSTLNILNSLGANIKQIDKSEIIIEGKGKDNFVEPSNVLNAKNSGTTMRLMMGVLSAQNFYSVITGDDSLRERPMKRVIDPLSKMGGRFYARKNGEFAPITILGTKDISPIVYKTPVASAQVKSAILLAGLYAKGETKIIEPAKSRDHTERMLKYFGADITQKDTTVVIQGLTNNLKGREFFVPGDISSASFFIVATLITKNSTLLIKNVGINPTRTGILSVLKMMGADIKIINEKTLNNEPVGDLLVKSSSLKGTEIKGEMIPSIIDEIPILAIAATQANGKTSIKDAKELRYKETDRIRAITKELNKLGIDVLEKEDGFDIIGSQKIRGNCTCESYNDHRIAMSLAIAGLIADNPIEINNFECVNISFPEFTEIYEKIRSK
- a CDS encoding shikimate dehydrogenase family protein, whose translation is MMEKFGLLEYPYKESLSKKVFNEYFKKANIDAVYEDIVIVPDNFDGEINKYIESYDGLNVTVPFKEKVIKHVEPVEEAQEINAVNCIFNNKGYNTDWKGFYNSLKTSVLQEPILLVGAGGASKSIIYALYKMGIKKLFLVNRTVEKAEKLRKIFMSKIDIKIESFDHLRSIIHSSKTFINATSIGMFGESFNLEVKDFTNLSLIYDIVYNNTPLQKIAKENNIKCIDGRTFWYHQAVENLKIWDIYKPETFDEAFKSFSRGE
- the aroC gene encoding chorismate synthase, whose amino-acid sequence is MQVKIAGDSHGPQMIGLIEEIPAGLKIDIEKINTDLRRRQLGYGRGNRMKLEKDEVTIVSGLWEGITTGAPLVLIINNKAKNPIKEERHVPRPGHGDYSCWYKYRLDDLNIYTERNSARWTSVLTAIGSVAKQFLDNFDIKTMSFVKSIGKVSVEEERFEDIQKDFSYYIQKRNESEVQCPFEDISMKMIEEIKENALKKATTLGGSVKTFATNVKSGLGSYADVLNRVDSKIGKYFMSIPSVKGVFIGNEDVSIPGSEFQDPFKVEDGVIHRTKNYAGGIEAGITNGENIVVTTYFKPISTLASPLPSVDLKTKESKEAPYIRSDSVIIPAATVITECTLAIILMEEIIEGFGNDNIELIKDRYFKK
- the aroB gene encoding bifunctional shikimate kinase AroK/3-dehydroquinate synthase AroB, which codes for MKIFLVGMMGSGKTTLAKKISKVLSIPHIDIDDEIEKNENLKIKDIFEKYGEEYFRELESTILEKLAEKAHSFVVSTGGGIILSAKNRAILKKENAIYLKVIPEKLKERVSVENRPLLANNKENIIKIYKDRKELYEQFKTVDITNLTEWESVAKILYQYDIKNNAEIDSSFQKVAINAGSLKFLPPDSIVFTSEKVDELYGEYLPKKKLVLPNGEKTKDISFVIKAYEYLLENNVSRDNLLLGIGGGTITDFTGFVGSTYKRGMNFSFYPTTLLSQIDAAIGGKNGIDFKKYKNVVGTINLPKEVVIDPLSLLSLDEETFTEGLIEGYKMALISGSEFYEFFKENLHEILNRNLDKLSFFIKRSIEEKLKIVEQDFKDTGLRSCLNLGHTLGHAFEAATGIAHGLSVGWGLIKEIEFFYKKKYLQEKDYLEIKDTLETLVPQKVRNIQIEERDIYHYVSNDKKLGANQKIKMPILKAPGNIIIEEIKLKEGETF